A genome region from Neptunomonas japonica JAMM 1380 includes the following:
- the acnB gene encoding bifunctional aconitate hydratase 2/2-methylisocitrate dehydratase, whose amino-acid sequence MLEAYRKHVEERAAEGVPAKPLDADQTAALVELLKNPPAGEEEFLLNLLTDRVPAGVDQAAYVKAGFLAAVTKGEASSPLVDKVQATQLLGTMLGGYNIQPLIDCLDDDALAPTAATALSRTLLVFDAFHDVQEKAEAGNAHAQQVLESWANAEWFTSKPELAEKITVTVFKVTGETNTDDLSPAPDAFTRPDIPVHANAMLKMSRDGINPDVDGSVGPLKQIEEIKAKGHPVAYVGDVVGTGSSRKSATNSVLWFFGDDIPNVPNKRAGGYCFGGKIAPIFFNTMEDAGALPIEMDVEKMNMGDVIDVYPYEGVAKNADTGEELCTFGLKTQVLLDEVRAGGRIPLIIGRGLTDKARTALGLAPTELFRKPDQPADSGKSYTHAQKMVGKACGVAGVLPGTYCEPKMTTVGSQDTTGPMTRDELKDLACLGFSADLTMQSFCHTAAYPKPVDVQTHHTLPDFIMNRGGVSLRPGDGVIHSWLNRMLLPDTVGTGGDSHTRFPIGISFPAGSGLVAFAAATGVMPLDMPESVLVRFKGDKLQPGITLRDLVNAIPLYAIKAGLLTVAKAGKKNIFSGRILEIEGLPDLKVEQAFELSDSAAERSAAACSIKLDEAPIREYLNSNITMLKWMISEGYGDVRTIERRIAGMQEWLANPELMTADADAEYAAVIEIDLADVKEPILACPNDPDDVKVLSEVAGTKIDEVFIGSCMTNIGHFRAAGKLLDAAGTSLPTRMWIAPPTKMDAAQLTEEGYYNIFGKAGARMEMPGCSLCMGNQARVADKSTVVSTSTRNFPNRLGTGADVYLSSAELAAVAALTGKIPTVAEYMEYTAKLDPMAEDVYRYLNFDQIENYTAKAATVIPTVQA is encoded by the coding sequence GTGCTAGAAGCTTATCGTAAACACGTAGAAGAACGCGCCGCTGAAGGCGTACCAGCAAAACCATTAGACGCTGACCAAACAGCTGCGCTGGTTGAACTACTGAAAAACCCACCTGCAGGTGAAGAAGAGTTTTTGTTAAACCTGTTAACAGACCGTGTTCCAGCCGGTGTTGACCAAGCCGCTTATGTAAAAGCTGGCTTCCTTGCTGCTGTCACTAAAGGTGAAGCAAGCTCACCTCTAGTTGATAAAGTTCAAGCAACTCAATTACTGGGTACTATGTTAGGTGGTTATAACATTCAACCGCTGATTGATTGCCTAGATGACGACGCACTAGCACCTACTGCTGCTACTGCATTATCACGTACATTACTTGTATTTGATGCATTTCATGATGTCCAAGAAAAAGCAGAAGCAGGCAATGCTCACGCTCAACAAGTTCTTGAGTCATGGGCCAATGCTGAGTGGTTTACGTCTAAACCAGAATTGGCAGAGAAAATCACAGTTACTGTTTTCAAAGTAACGGGTGAAACTAACACCGATGACTTGTCCCCTGCTCCAGATGCATTTACACGTCCTGATATCCCAGTACATGCTAATGCAATGCTGAAAATGTCACGTGATGGCATTAACCCAGATGTAGACGGTTCTGTAGGTCCTCTTAAGCAGATCGAAGAGATCAAAGCTAAAGGTCACCCTGTTGCATATGTTGGTGATGTTGTAGGTACAGGTTCTTCACGTAAGTCTGCTACTAACTCCGTTTTATGGTTCTTCGGTGATGATATCCCGAACGTTCCTAATAAGCGTGCTGGCGGCTACTGCTTCGGTGGTAAAATTGCTCCTATCTTCTTTAACACAATGGAAGATGCTGGTGCTTTACCGATCGAAATGGATGTTGAAAAAATGAATATGGGTGACGTTATTGACGTTTATCCATATGAGGGTGTTGCTAAGAACGCTGATACTGGCGAAGAACTTTGCACTTTCGGCCTAAAAACTCAGGTACTTCTTGATGAAGTGCGTGCTGGCGGTCGTATTCCTCTGATCATTGGTCGTGGTCTTACTGATAAAGCGCGTACAGCGTTAGGACTAGCGCCTACTGAACTGTTCCGCAAACCTGATCAGCCTGCTGATAGCGGTAAGAGCTACACTCATGCACAGAAAATGGTAGGTAAGGCATGCGGCGTAGCCGGTGTTCTTCCTGGTACATACTGTGAGCCAAAAATGACGACTGTAGGTTCTCAGGATACTACGGGGCCGATGACTCGTGATGAGCTAAAAGATTTGGCTTGCCTAGGCTTCTCTGCTGACCTAACAATGCAGTCTTTCTGTCATACAGCGGCTTACCCTAAACCAGTTGATGTTCAGACCCACCATACATTACCTGATTTCATCATGAACCGTGGTGGTGTTTCACTACGCCCTGGTGACGGTGTAATCCATTCTTGGCTAAACCGTATGTTGCTTCCTGATACCGTTGGTACAGGTGGTGATTCTCATACGCGTTTCCCAATCGGAATTTCTTTCCCAGCGGGTTCTGGTCTAGTTGCTTTTGCTGCAGCTACAGGCGTAATGCCACTAGATATGCCTGAGTCGGTATTGGTTCGTTTTAAAGGTGACAAGCTTCAACCAGGTATCACTCTGCGTGACCTCGTTAACGCTATTCCTTTGTACGCAATTAAAGCGGGCTTATTGACTGTTGCTAAAGCAGGTAAGAAGAACATCTTCTCTGGTCGTATCCTTGAAATTGAAGGTTTACCAGACCTTAAAGTTGAGCAGGCTTTCGAACTGTCTGACTCGGCCGCTGAACGTTCTGCTGCTGCTTGCTCTATCAAACTAGATGAAGCACCAATTCGCGAATACCTAAACTCTAACATTACAATGTTGAAGTGGATGATTTCTGAAGGCTACGGTGATGTACGTACAATCGAACGTCGTATCGCTGGCATGCAAGAGTGGCTAGCTAACCCAGAATTGATGACGGCTGATGCTGATGCTGAATACGCTGCAGTAATCGAAATTGACCTAGCTGATGTTAAAGAGCCTATCTTGGCTTGCCCTAACGACCCTGATGATGTGAAAGTATTGTCTGAAGTTGCTGGCACAAAAATTGATGAAGTATTCATCGGTTCTTGTATGACAAACATTGGTCACTTCCGTGCTGCTGGCAAGCTTCTAGATGCTGCGGGTACATCATTACCAACACGCATGTGGATCGCCCCTCCAACGAAAATGGATGCCGCACAGCTAACTGAAGAAGGTTACTACAACATCTTCGGTAAAGCCGGTGCACGTATGGAAATGCCAGGTTGTTCATTATGCATGGGTAACCAAGCACGCGTAGCAGACAAATCAACCGTTG